The following are encoded together in the Pedobacter steynii genome:
- a CDS encoding ZIP family metal transporter — protein MEVWKLFILFFSAFLGGTAIFLVKSDKSQLLKLILSFSGAYLFAITVLHLIPDAYSGPDHAEIGIFILIGFLLQILLEQFSEGVEHGHIHKHGDSKAFPYGIMISLCLHAFLEGMPLAKDQHNALIFGISLHHIPAAFALASILMQSKFNRNSVLFYISIFAIMAPLGFYVSFGLSNGTIGGVENYFNKIMGIVIGIFLHISTTILFESSVDHKVSKRKMIAVLCGVAIALIGYFSAGGHSH, from the coding sequence ATGGAAGTCTGGAAGCTGTTTATTTTATTCTTTAGTGCTTTTTTAGGGGGCACAGCTATCTTTCTGGTGAAGAGCGACAAATCCCAGCTACTAAAGTTAATCCTCTCCTTTAGTGGGGCCTATTTATTTGCCATTACGGTATTGCACCTGATTCCTGATGCTTACAGCGGACCTGATCATGCAGAAATCGGAATTTTTATCCTGATTGGTTTCCTATTGCAGATCCTTCTGGAACAGTTTTCTGAAGGAGTAGAACATGGGCATATCCATAAACACGGAGATTCCAAAGCCTTTCCCTACGGCATCATGATCAGCTTGTGTTTACATGCTTTTCTGGAAGGGATGCCTTTGGCAAAAGATCAGCATAATGCTTTGATTTTCGGCATCTCCCTGCACCACATTCCCGCGGCCTTTGCACTGGCCAGCATCCTGATGCAAAGCAAGTTCAATAGAAATAGTGTGTTGTTTTACATCAGCATCTTTGCGATTATGGCGCCTCTCGGTTTTTACGTAAGCTTTGGGCTGAGCAATGGTACCATTGGTGGTGTAGAGAATTACTTCAACAAGATTATGGGAATTGTAATCGGGATATTCCTGCACATCTCTACAACCATCCTGTTTGAATCCAGTGTCGACCATAAGGTCAGTAAGCGGAAAATGATTGCGGTCCTATGCGGCGTAGCAATCGCCCTGATCGGTTATTTCTCTGCAGGCGGACATAGCCATTAA
- a CDS encoding CdaR family protein, with translation MPIIKLTKVERKRFLVLVTCLFMAVGAWLFMALNNKYVYTAKTVLDYKNFPQKKAFHPLQSDTVDLQVEGTGWQLLFARLRIKPQSISISLEKLNNRNFVLFSEQLFNVNRQLETSQKIISVKPDTLYFDFSERRVKRVPVNLISDLRYMPQYGLSNEVQINPSYVTISGPEQDIRNISEWNTDTLKIEQIQATTVARVAMIQNKMKNVNIFPTSVEIKLPVDEFTEKIVEVPLKVINNKEYYDVKLYPKKVKITLLVALSKYAQINEEFIEAVVDMNEWKVFEHNELTVKLTRFPDYCRLVKVQPDKIDFIIEK, from the coding sequence ATGCCAATCATTAAACTCACAAAAGTAGAGCGAAAGCGTTTTCTTGTGCTGGTCACCTGCCTGTTCATGGCAGTTGGTGCATGGCTGTTCATGGCTTTGAACAATAAATACGTGTATACCGCAAAAACGGTCCTGGATTATAAAAATTTCCCGCAGAAGAAAGCGTTCCATCCTTTACAGTCGGATACCGTAGACCTGCAGGTAGAGGGAACTGGCTGGCAATTGTTATTTGCCCGTTTGCGCATTAAACCACAATCTATTTCCATCAGCCTGGAGAAGCTGAATAACCGGAACTTTGTACTCTTCTCTGAGCAGCTGTTTAATGTAAACCGGCAACTGGAGACTTCTCAAAAGATCATTTCTGTTAAACCTGATACCCTTTATTTTGATTTTTCCGAAAGAAGGGTGAAACGGGTTCCTGTGAACCTGATTTCTGACCTGAGGTATATGCCGCAGTACGGGCTCTCCAACGAGGTTCAGATCAACCCCAGTTATGTCACCATTTCCGGACCGGAACAGGACATCAGGAACATCAGCGAATGGAATACGGATACCCTCAAAATAGAACAGATTCAGGCCACAACCGTGGCGAGAGTGGCGATGATTCAGAACAAAATGAAGAACGTAAATATCTTTCCAACAAGCGTGGAGATCAAACTGCCGGTAGATGAGTTTACGGAAAAAATTGTAGAAGTTCCTCTTAAAGTGATCAATAACAAGGAGTATTATGACGTTAAACTTTACCCTAAAAAGGTGAAAATAACGCTGCTTGTTGCCCTCTCTAAATATGCGCAGATTAATGAAGAGTTTATAGAGGCGGTAGTAGACATGAATGAGTGGAAAGTTTTTGAACACAATGAGCTGACGGTGAAGCTGACGCGCTTTCCGGATTATTGCAGACTGGTTAAGGTGCAGCCGGACAAGATAGATTTTATCATAGAAAAATAA
- a CDS encoding GNAT family N-acetyltransferase codes for MQFRRITSVNDPALTFLKKLYEDAFPPHERRDWATLLKLIPATKEMHLDLVFTANENIGLITWWEIEGCHFIEHFAIDAALRGQNYGALVLKHYQELLQGTIILEVEHPEDSFAVRRIAFYERLGYHTLSLPYHQPSYADPNQSFPFLLMSNRMLSDQEAEPLAEKIKEKVYLASLH; via the coding sequence ATGCAGTTTCGACGCATCACGTCTGTAAATGATCCGGCGCTGACTTTCCTAAAAAAATTATATGAGGATGCCTTCCCTCCGCATGAGCGGAGGGACTGGGCTACTCTTCTAAAGCTGATTCCTGCTACCAAAGAAATGCATCTGGATCTGGTGTTTACTGCCAATGAAAATATTGGTTTGATAACCTGGTGGGAAATAGAAGGCTGTCATTTCATAGAACATTTTGCAATTGATGCGGCACTTCGGGGGCAGAATTATGGTGCGCTTGTGCTAAAACATTATCAGGAACTGTTGCAGGGGACGATTATTCTCGAAGTCGAACACCCGGAAGATTCTTTTGCGGTCAGAAGGATCGCTTTTTATGAACGATTGGGTTACCATACCTTATCACTCCCTTACCATCAGCCTTCCTATGCTGATCCCAACCAATCTTTTCCTTTTCTATTGATGAGTAACAGGATGCTGTCTGATCAGGAAGCTGAACCCCTGGCGGAAAAGATTAAGGAAAAGGTTTACCTGGCATCGCTTCATTAA
- a CDS encoding cysteine desulfurase family protein: MNRIYLDNAATTPLDKEVIAEMVNVMTNYYGNPSAIHAQGREVRTLVEKARKTVAGLLNATPAEIFFTSGGTEADNTAIRCGIAAYNIKHAITSKIEHHAVEHTLNMLLKQGVIEKLSFVNIDEKGNVDYDHLEKLLKENGRSFVSLMHANNELGTLTDIVRVGEICEQYDAIYHCDTVQTMGHYVHDVRKLKAHFIVCAAHKLHGPKGVGFLFVNHNIKIGPFIHGGAQERNMRGGTENVYGIIGLAKALEIAYSEMESHQNHIQELKDYLKNRLSAEIADVNFNGETDADKSLYTVLNVSFPAMDMSDMLLFNLDINGISASGGSACSSGSNIGSHVLSGINADPNRPSVRFSFSKYNTKEELDIVIDKVKHIVSQNVTA, encoded by the coding sequence ATGAACAGGATCTATTTGGATAATGCGGCAACGACACCTCTTGATAAAGAGGTAATCGCAGAGATGGTGAACGTAATGACTAACTATTACGGTAATCCATCTGCAATTCATGCTCAGGGTAGGGAAGTGCGCACATTGGTAGAAAAAGCAAGAAAAACAGTTGCCGGTCTTTTAAATGCGACTCCTGCAGAGATCTTTTTTACCTCTGGAGGTACAGAAGCGGACAATACTGCAATTCGTTGTGGGATTGCGGCCTATAATATTAAGCATGCCATCACTTCAAAAATTGAACACCATGCGGTAGAGCATACTTTAAACATGCTGTTGAAGCAGGGAGTGATTGAAAAGCTGAGCTTTGTGAATATCGATGAAAAAGGAAATGTTGATTACGATCATCTGGAGAAATTGCTGAAGGAGAATGGCCGTAGTTTTGTTTCCCTGATGCATGCCAACAATGAACTGGGAACGCTGACAGACATTGTTCGGGTTGGAGAGATCTGTGAGCAATATGATGCGATTTATCATTGTGATACGGTCCAGACTATGGGACATTATGTGCATGATGTAAGAAAGCTAAAAGCACATTTCATTGTTTGTGCAGCGCATAAATTACATGGGCCAAAAGGAGTAGGTTTTCTTTTTGTGAACCATAACATCAAGATCGGGCCATTCATTCATGGGGGTGCCCAGGAACGTAATATGCGTGGAGGAACAGAAAATGTATATGGGATAATTGGTCTGGCAAAAGCACTGGAGATCGCTTATTCAGAAATGGAAAGCCACCAGAACCATATTCAGGAACTGAAAGATTACCTTAAGAATAGATTGAGTGCAGAAATTGCAGATGTTAATTTTAACGGAGAAACGGATGCGGATAAAAGTTTATATACCGTATTGAATGTTTCTTTCCCGGCCATGGATATGTCTGATATGTTGTTGTTTAACCTGGATATCAATGGCATCTCTGCTTCTGGTGGTAGTGCATGTTCTTCCGGTTCCAACATCGGTTCACATGTACTGAGTGGCATTAATGCTGATCCAAACCGGCCTTCGGTGAGGTTCTCTTTCAGTAAGTACAATACGAAGGAAGAACTGGATATCGTGATCGATAAAGTAAAACATATTGTAAGTCAGAACGTTACTGCATAA
- a CDS encoding GH92 family glycosyl hydrolase, with protein MKRYLTALLIAGCSSAFAQTVGKLSDPVEWINPLMGTASKPSMSNGNTYPTIALPWGMNFWTPQTGKMGDGWAYTYDADKIRGFKQTHQPSPWMNDYGQFSVMPVTGKKKFEQDERASWYSHKAEVAKPYYYSVYLADADVTTEITPTERAAQFRFTFPKSDSSFVVLDAFDKGSYIKIFPKERKIIGYTTRHSHKLTPENFKNYFVAYFDKDFSSANAWKGKELLKEELEVKADHSGAIIGFKTTKGEKVTMKVASSFISFEQAELNLRRELANDTFEATKQKAKDIWNKTLSRVAVEGGTIDQTRTFYSSFYRTLFFPNKLYELDASNKIVHWSPYNGKILPGYMFAGTGFWDTFRALYPFLNLVYPSINKEMHEGLINDYKEGGWLPEWSSPGYANVMVGNNSASVVADAYIKGLRGYDINTLYDALVHGANNEGPLEAVGRAGVKYYNELGYVPYDVKINENAARTLEYAYDDFTIYQLGKALKKPKAETDLYAKRSMNYKNLFDPSSGLMRGKNKDGSFQSPFNPFKWGDAFTEGNSWHYSWSVFQDIDGLAKLMGGKEKFVSKLDSVFSLPPTYDESYYGSVIHEIREMQIANMGQYAHGNQPIQHMIYLYNYAGAPWKTQYWVRETMDRMYKATPDGYCGDEDNGQTSAWYVFSAMGFYPVTPATDQYVLGAPLFKKVTLNLENGKTVTINAANNSADNRYVQGLKYNGVAYPKNWLSHKELTKGGTLDFNMSATPNKQRGTKETDFPYSFSTDPDHK; from the coding sequence ATGAAACGATACCTCACCGCATTATTAATTGCAGGCTGCTCTTCAGCGTTTGCGCAAACTGTTGGCAAACTGAGCGATCCGGTAGAATGGATTAATCCATTAATGGGAACCGCCAGTAAACCTTCCATGTCTAATGGCAATACTTATCCAACCATTGCCTTACCCTGGGGAATGAACTTCTGGACTCCGCAGACGGGTAAAATGGGAGATGGCTGGGCTTATACCTATGACGCAGATAAAATCCGGGGTTTTAAACAAACCCATCAGCCCTCACCATGGATGAATGATTACGGACAGTTCTCGGTCATGCCGGTAACCGGTAAAAAGAAATTTGAGCAGGACGAGCGTGCGAGCTGGTATTCTCATAAGGCGGAAGTTGCAAAACCTTATTATTATAGCGTTTATCTGGCCGATGCCGATGTGACGACAGAAATCACTCCGACAGAGCGGGCAGCTCAGTTCAGGTTTACTTTTCCAAAATCCGACAGTTCTTTTGTGGTGTTGGATGCCTTCGACAAAGGATCTTACATTAAGATTTTTCCAAAAGAAAGAAAGATCATTGGATATACAACCAGACATAGTCATAAGCTGACCCCAGAGAACTTTAAGAACTATTTTGTAGCTTATTTTGATAAAGACTTTTCTTCTGCAAATGCCTGGAAAGGAAAAGAGCTGTTAAAAGAAGAGTTGGAAGTGAAAGCGGATCATTCGGGTGCCATTATTGGTTTTAAGACGACAAAAGGAGAAAAGGTGACCATGAAAGTGGCTTCTTCTTTCATCAGCTTTGAGCAGGCAGAACTGAATCTCCGTAGAGAGCTTGCCAATGATACTTTCGAGGCAACCAAACAAAAAGCAAAAGACATCTGGAATAAAACATTGAGCAGAGTAGCCGTAGAAGGTGGAACCATAGATCAGACCAGGACTTTCTATTCCAGTTTTTACCGGACTTTATTCTTCCCTAATAAGTTGTACGAATTGGATGCAAGTAATAAAATTGTACACTGGAGCCCATATAATGGTAAAATCCTGCCGGGCTATATGTTTGCCGGAACCGGATTCTGGGATACTTTCAGAGCATTGTATCCTTTCCTTAACCTGGTTTATCCATCGATCAATAAAGAGATGCATGAAGGATTGATCAATGATTATAAAGAAGGCGGATGGTTGCCGGAATGGTCCAGCCCTGGATATGCAAATGTGATGGTGGGGAATAATTCTGCTTCTGTAGTCGCTGATGCCTATATTAAAGGACTTCGGGGTTATGATATCAATACACTATACGATGCCCTGGTTCATGGCGCAAATAATGAAGGGCCTTTGGAAGCTGTAGGAAGAGCTGGAGTGAAATATTATAATGAATTGGGTTATGTACCCTACGATGTGAAAATTAATGAAAACGCGGCACGTACGCTGGAATATGCTTATGATGATTTTACCATTTACCAATTGGGTAAAGCATTGAAGAAGCCTAAAGCAGAAACCGACCTGTATGCGAAGCGCAGTATGAATTATAAAAACCTGTTTGATCCTTCCAGCGGATTAATGCGGGGGAAAAACAAAGATGGTTCGTTCCAGTCTCCGTTTAATCCTTTCAAATGGGGAGATGCATTTACAGAAGGAAACAGCTGGCATTATTCCTGGTCCGTTTTTCAGGATATTGACGGTCTGGCAAAATTAATGGGTGGAAAAGAAAAGTTTGTCAGCAAACTGGATTCAGTTTTTAGTCTGCCTCCCACTTATGATGAAAGCTATTATGGAAGTGTGATCCATGAGATCCGTGAAATGCAGATTGCCAATATGGGACAATACGCACATGGTAACCAACCGATTCAGCACATGATTTATCTGTATAATTATGCAGGTGCGCCATGGAAAACCCAATATTGGGTAAGAGAAACAATGGACCGCATGTATAAAGCTACACCCGACGGTTACTGTGGTGATGAAGATAACGGACAGACTTCAGCCTGGTATGTATTTTCGGCAATGGGCTTCTATCCGGTAACCCCGGCAACAGATCAGTACGTATTGGGAGCTCCTTTATTTAAGAAGGTAACCCTGAACCTGGAAAATGGAAAAACGGTTACCATCAATGCAGCCAATAACAGTGCAGATAACAGGTATGTTCAGGGGCTTAAATACAATGGTGTTGCTTATCCTAAAAACTGGTTGAGCCATAAAGAGCTGACTAAGGGAGGAACATTGGATTTTAACATGTCCGCAACCCCGAATAAACAAAGAGGAACGAAAGAAACAGACTTTCCTTATTCCTTTTCCACAGATCCGGATCATAAATAG
- a CDS encoding exonuclease encodes MILDDFIVATKTGLFCRYGDFYLDPKEIVKDAVISHAHGDHAIGGNLNVYCTEATALFMKHRYKKFAGGAFHLKAYEEPFILNEVKISFVPAGHILGSAMVLMEYEGVKYLYTGDYKLQPDDTCEPIEYVQADVLITETTFADPDTRHPAAEEEILKLNATQSNIMLGTYALGKCQRLISLMNKYCPEKRILVHHSMMPFVKIYEQKGIDMGKYEMYDRKVMKNNPANMVYLVPPMVFRSYFKAINVIRVFATGWKHLQNNHEIQLYVSDHADWEDIIYTIGQVKPVQVWTNHGDGLQLKNHYEKSLVVKLLT; translated from the coding sequence ATGATATTAGATGATTTTATAGTGGCTACAAAAACAGGTTTGTTTTGTAGATATGGCGATTTTTATCTTGATCCTAAGGAAATAGTAAAAGATGCGGTGATTTCCCATGCTCATGGAGATCACGCCATCGGGGGTAATCTGAATGTGTATTGTACAGAGGCAACTGCACTCTTTATGAAACACCGGTATAAAAAATTCGCAGGCGGAGCGTTCCATCTGAAAGCTTATGAGGAGCCTTTTATTTTAAATGAAGTTAAAATCAGTTTTGTTCCGGCGGGGCATATTCTAGGCTCTGCAATGGTCCTGATGGAGTATGAAGGGGTTAAATACCTGTATACGGGAGATTATAAACTTCAGCCTGATGATACCTGTGAGCCTATTGAGTATGTACAGGCAGATGTGCTGATTACAGAGACCACCTTTGCTGATCCGGATACCCGACATCCCGCAGCGGAAGAAGAGATCCTGAAGCTGAATGCGACTCAGAGTAACATTATGCTGGGTACATACGCCCTGGGCAAATGTCAGCGGCTGATCAGCCTGATGAATAAATATTGTCCGGAAAAGAGGATATTGGTACACCATAGTATGATGCCTTTTGTGAAAATTTACGAACAAAAGGGGATCGATATGGGCAAGTACGAGATGTACGACAGAAAGGTAATGAAGAATAATCCTGCAAATATGGTGTACCTGGTTCCTCCGATGGTATTCAGAAGCTATTTTAAGGCAATTAACGTCATCAGGGTGTTTGCTACCGGTTGGAAACACCTTCAGAATAACCATGAAATCCAGTTGTATGTATCCGATCATGCCGATTGGGAAGACATCATTTATACCATCGGACAGGTTAAACCTGTTCAGGTATGGACAAATCATGGGGATGGATTGCAATTAAAAAATCATTATGAAAAAAGTTTGGTAGTTAAATTGCTGACTTAA
- the glmM gene encoding phosphoglucosamine mutase: MTLIKSISGIRGTIGGIAGNGLTPIDIVKFTAAYGSWIINKTNIKKIVVGRDARISGEMVNHLVIGTLQGLGIEVVDLGLSTTPTVEIAVPLEKAGGGIILTASHNPKQWNALKLLNEKGEFISDADGKELLEIAEKAEFSFAEVDDLGKVTNNDTYLQKHIDAVLALPLVDVEAIRAANFKIAIDCVNSTGGIFVPALLKALGVETVYELYCTPDGHFPHNPEPLPENLTEIAKVVREKNADLGIVVDPDVDRLCFVCEDGGMFGEEYTLVAVADYVLKHTPGNTVSNLSSTRALRDVTERAGAEYHASAVGEVNVVNQMKASNAIIGGEGNGGIIYPESHYGRDALVGIGLFLTHLAKFGKSISLLRSSYPAYYISKNKITLTPEMDIDALLLKVQEKYKNQPNSTIDGLKIEFDKEWVHLRRSNTEPIIRIYSEAGSETVAENLASKIISDIKEILKLN, from the coding sequence TTGACACTAATAAAATCTATCTCTGGAATAAGAGGAACCATCGGTGGAATTGCCGGTAATGGTTTGACTCCTATTGATATCGTTAAATTTACGGCAGCTTACGGCTCCTGGATTATCAATAAAACGAACATTAAAAAAATTGTTGTCGGTCGTGACGCCAGGATCTCCGGAGAAATGGTGAACCACCTCGTGATTGGCACACTTCAGGGCCTGGGAATTGAAGTCGTTGACCTTGGCTTATCGACTACACCGACAGTTGAAATTGCTGTTCCGCTTGAAAAAGCAGGAGGCGGAATCATCTTAACTGCCAGTCATAACCCAAAACAGTGGAATGCTTTAAAATTATTGAATGAAAAAGGGGAATTCATCAGTGATGCTGATGGAAAAGAACTTTTGGAGATCGCTGAGAAAGCCGAATTCAGTTTTGCTGAGGTAGACGATCTGGGAAAAGTAACCAATAATGATACTTATCTGCAAAAACATATAGATGCAGTCCTTGCGCTACCATTGGTAGATGTGGAGGCCATCAGGGCAGCCAATTTTAAGATTGCGATTGATTGTGTGAACTCTACAGGTGGAATCTTTGTACCGGCTTTATTAAAAGCCCTGGGCGTAGAAACCGTATATGAATTGTATTGTACTCCTGATGGTCATTTCCCTCATAATCCGGAACCTTTGCCGGAAAACCTGACTGAAATTGCGAAAGTTGTAAGAGAGAAAAATGCAGATTTAGGGATTGTAGTGGATCCGGATGTAGACCGTTTATGTTTCGTATGCGAAGACGGTGGGATGTTTGGTGAGGAGTATACCCTGGTTGCAGTAGCAGATTATGTATTAAAGCATACTCCTGGAAATACCGTGTCCAATTTGTCTTCTACCAGAGCATTGAGAGATGTGACGGAAAGAGCGGGAGCGGAATACCATGCTTCGGCCGTTGGCGAGGTGAATGTTGTGAATCAGATGAAAGCGAGCAATGCAATCATCGGTGGAGAAGGTAATGGCGGGATCATTTATCCGGAATCACATTACGGTCGTGATGCGCTGGTTGGAATAGGATTATTTTTGACCCATCTGGCTAAATTTGGTAAGTCTATTTCTCTTTTGAGAAGCAGCTATCCTGCTTATTATATTTCTAAGAATAAGATCACTTTAACTCCTGAAATGGATATTGATGCTTTATTGCTGAAAGTTCAGGAGAAATATAAAAATCAACCGAACAGTACAATTGATGGGTTGAAAATAGAATTTGATAAAGAATGGGTTCATTTAAGAAGATCAAATACAGAACCAATCATTCGTATTTACAGTGAGGCTGGAAGCGAGACCGTTGCAGAAAACCTGGCTTCAAAAATTATATCAGATATTAAAGAAATTTTAAAATTGAACTAA
- the coaE gene encoding dephospho-CoA kinase (Dephospho-CoA kinase (CoaE) performs the final step in coenzyme A biosynthesis.): MLKIGITGGIGSGKTTVCKVFETLGIPVFYADTVAKQIMVTDPILVKGVKEAFGAESYAADGTLNNKHIAAIVFNQAEELARLNELVHPAVFRAFDHWLKDIPENVPYVLKEAALLFESGSYQMCDQNVLVVAPLEVRLQRVMQRDGVTEEQVRARMDKQLSDEEKTKMADMVVRNNETDSLIVQVMELHHQFLNILP, from the coding sequence ATGTTGAAAATAGGAATAACAGGAGGTATAGGAAGTGGAAAGACCACTGTGTGTAAGGTTTTTGAAACCCTGGGCATTCCGGTATTTTATGCGGATACAGTAGCCAAACAGATTATGGTGACCGATCCGATTCTCGTAAAAGGAGTTAAAGAGGCTTTCGGTGCAGAGAGTTATGCAGCAGATGGGACCCTGAACAATAAACACATTGCTGCCATTGTCTTTAATCAGGCCGAGGAACTGGCCAGGTTAAATGAGTTGGTACATCCAGCCGTCTTCCGGGCTTTTGACCATTGGTTGAAAGACATACCTGAAAATGTGCCTTATGTACTTAAGGAAGCAGCTTTGCTTTTTGAAAGCGGTTCTTATCAGATGTGTGACCAAAATGTGCTGGTGGTTGCTCCTCTGGAAGTCAGGTTACAGCGTGTCATGCAGCGCGACGGAGTAACAGAGGAACAAGTCCGGGCACGGATGGATAAACAGCTCTCCGATGAGGAAAAGACTAAAATGGCGGACATGGTAGTCCGCAATAATGAAACAGATTCTTTAATTGTGCAAGTGATGGAACTCCACCATCAGTTTTTAAATATACTTCCTTAA
- a CDS encoding MarR family winged helix-turn-helix transcriptional regulator: MQLQKEIETSKFENIYQQAIVNVVFTYSWCNEHFRQLIQPYEITPQQFNILRILRGQYPAPSTINLLKERMLDKMCDASRITERLVQKELVVKKVNPNDKRAVDILISDKGLSLLKKMDKELDLSAPVSQNLTEEEATLLNHLLDKMRG, translated from the coding sequence ATGCAGTTGCAGAAAGAAATAGAAACATCAAAATTTGAGAATATTTACCAGCAGGCTATTGTAAATGTCGTGTTTACCTACAGTTGGTGTAATGAACATTTCAGGCAGCTGATTCAGCCTTATGAAATTACGCCGCAGCAATTCAATATCCTGAGGATCCTGAGAGGGCAGTATCCTGCACCTTCTACGATCAACCTGTTAAAAGAGCGGATGCTGGATAAGATGTGTGATGCTTCCAGAATTACAGAACGTCTGGTTCAAAAAGAACTGGTAGTCAAAAAGGTAAATCCAAACGATAAACGGGCCGTAGATATTCTGATCAGCGATAAGGGACTTTCCCTGTTAAAAAAGATGGATAAAGAGCTTGACCTTTCCGCACCGGTTTCTCAAAACCTGACGGAAGAAGAAGCCACACTTTTGAACCATTTGTTAGATAAAATGCGGGGATAA
- a CDS encoding DUF5522 domain-containing protein, translating into MEEGVDYYLNEDGLMVFTAAYHLKRGYCCKNKCRHCPWGYGKKKTRPKDERNN; encoded by the coding sequence ATGGAAGAAGGGGTAGACTATTATCTTAATGAGGATGGGTTGATGGTTTTCACAGCCGCATATCATTTGAAAAGAGGATATTGTTGTAAAAATAAATGCAGACATTGCCCCTGGGGATATGGCAAAAAGAAGACCAGACCCAAAGACGAGCGTAATAATTAA
- a CDS encoding class I SAM-dependent methyltransferase: protein MQRKWFQYWFNSPYYHILYSQRNDAEAEFLIDNLSAYLKPAANSRILDIACGRGRHSIYLNKKGYDVTGIDLSEQSIKYAQQFEQKHLHFFVHDMRKLAFINYFDIAMNLFTSFGYFETEKDHVNALKSFRKGIKADGTLVIDYFNTQKIVKNLTQQETKTVEGIEFHLHKFVAEGKIIKHINFEHRNKTFAFEERVQAFQLEDFERMFEKSGLQITETFGSYGLEPYDEIKSDRLILICKKI from the coding sequence ATGCAGCGTAAATGGTTTCAATATTGGTTCAACTCCCCCTATTACCATATTTTATATAGTCAACGTAATGACGCTGAGGCAGAATTCTTAATTGACAACCTTTCGGCTTATTTAAAGCCTGCCGCAAACTCCAGAATTCTGGACATTGCCTGCGGCAGAGGACGTCACTCCATTTACCTGAATAAAAAAGGCTATGATGTAACCGGAATTGATCTTTCTGAGCAAAGCATCAAATATGCTCAGCAGTTTGAACAGAAACACCTTCATTTTTTTGTTCATGACATGCGTAAACTGGCCTTTATCAATTACTTTGATATCGCCATGAACCTGTTTACCAGTTTCGGCTATTTTGAAACGGAAAAAGACCATGTAAATGCACTAAAATCTTTTAGAAAAGGAATTAAAGCGGATGGTACCCTGGTGATCGATTATTTCAACACGCAGAAGATCGTCAAAAACCTAACCCAGCAGGAAACAAAAACTGTGGAAGGCATAGAATTTCATCTCCATAAATTTGTAGCAGAAGGGAAAATCATCAAACACATCAATTTTGAACACCGCAACAAAACCTTTGCTTTTGAAGAACGGGTTCAGGCCTTCCAGCTGGAAGATTTTGAAAGAATGTTCGAAAAGAGCGGCTTACAGATTACCGAGACTTTCGGGAGCTATGGCCTGGAGCCCTATGACGAAATTAAATCTGACCGTCTGATTTTAATCTGCAAAAAAATATGA
- a CDS encoding phosphatase PAP2 family protein — MMESLQQFDVELFLKVHRGLANPFFDWLLPLMRNRYFWAPLYLFIIIFCLKEYKKKGWYIIGMLLFTVAMGDLLSSRVIKPLAARIRPCNDLSLADELIHRVPCGSGYSFPSAHATNHFAIAVFLIFIFYDKWKPILPIALIWAFIISFSQIYVGVHYPIDTMAGALLGSSIGLTTSLIYKKIQPQV, encoded by the coding sequence ATGATGGAAAGCCTGCAGCAGTTTGATGTTGAATTGTTCCTGAAGGTACACAGAGGTCTTGCAAATCCGTTTTTTGACTGGTTATTGCCGCTCATGAGAAACCGTTACTTCTGGGCTCCACTGTACTTGTTTATCATCATCTTTTGTCTCAAAGAGTACAAGAAAAAAGGCTGGTATATTATAGGGATGCTACTTTTCACTGTTGCAATGGGTGACTTATTATCCTCAAGGGTCATTAAACCATTGGCTGCCCGCATCAGGCCATGTAACGACCTCAGTCTGGCTGATGAGCTGATCCATCGCGTACCCTGCGGAAGCGGATATAGCTTTCCTTCTGCTCATGCGACCAATCATTTTGCCATCGCCGTGTTTCTCATTTTTATCTTCTACGACAAATGGAAACCTATTCTGCCCATTGCATTAATATGGGCCTTTATCATTTCCTTTTCACAAATCTATGTTGGGGTACATTACCCGATTGACACCATGGCGGGCGCCCTACTCGGCAGTTCAATTGGTCTCACAACATCGCTTATCTACAAAAAAATACAACCACAAGTATAA